One genomic segment of Theobroma cacao cultivar B97-61/B2 chromosome 6, Criollo_cocoa_genome_V2, whole genome shotgun sequence includes these proteins:
- the LOC18597357 gene encoding farnesyl pyrophosphate synthase 1 produces MADRRSAFLQVYYKLKSELLEDPSFEFTDVSRQWVDRMLDYNVPGGKLNRGLSVIDSYRLLKEGKELTENEIFLASALGWCIEWLQAYFLVLDDIMDNSHTRRGHPCWFRVPQVGLIAVNDGILLRNHICRILKNHFREKPYYVDLLDLFNEVEFQTASGQMIDLITTLEGEKDLSKYSLSQHRRIVQYKTAYYSFYLPVACALVMSGENLDNHIDVKNILVDMGIYFQVQDDYLDCFGDPETIGKIGTDIEDFKCSWLVVKALEICNEEQKKVLHENYGKLDPVNVANVKALYNELNLKGVFEEYESKSYEKLITAIDVHPSKAVQSVLKSFLAKIYKREK; encoded by the exons ATGGCGGATCGCAGGTCAGCATTTCTCCAAGTCTATTACAAGCTCAAATCGGAGCTCCTTGAGGATCCTTCGTTCGAATTTACTGATGTTTCTCGTCAATGGGTTGACCGG ATGCTCGACTACAACGTGCCTGGAG GGAAGCTGAATCGGGGACTCTCTGTGATTGATAGCTACCGCCTattgaaagaaggaaaagaattgactgaaaatgagatttttcTTGCAAGTGCTCTCGGTTGGTGTATTGAATGG CTTCAGGCATATTTTCTTGTCCTTGATGACATAATGGATAACTCTCACACACGGCGTGGGCATCCTTGTTGGTTTAGAGTGCCCCAG GTTGGTCTGATTGCTGTAAATGATGGTATTCTACTTCGCAATCACATCTGCAGGATTCTCAAAAATCACTTTCGTGAGAAACCTTACTATGTAGATCTCCTAGATTTATTTAACGAG GTGGAGTTTCAAACAGCTTCAGGACAGATGATAGATCTGATTACAACActtgaaggagaaaaagatCTATCCAAATACTCATTGTCACA GCACCGACGCATTGTTCAGTACAAGACTGcctattattcattttatctTCCT GTTGCATGTGCACTGGTTATGTCGGGCGAGAATCTTGACAACCACATTGATGTAAAGAACATTCTCGTTGATATGGGAATCTACTTTCAAGTACAG GATGATTATTTGGATTGCTTCGGTGATCCTGAGACAATTGGTAAG ATTGGAACTGATATTGAAGATTTTAAGTGCTCTTGGTTGGTGGTCAAAGCATTAGAAATCTGCAATGAAGAGCAGAAGAAAGTGTTGCAT GAGAACTATGGGAAACTAGATCCTGTTAATGTTGCTAACGTAAAAGCTCTATACAATGAGCTTAACCTCAAG GGTGTATTTGAGGAGTATGAAAGCAAGAGCTATGAGAAGCTGATAACCGCAATCGATGTTCATCCTAGCAAAGCAGTGCAATCAGTGTTGAAGTCCTTCTTGGCGAAGATTTACAAGAGGGAAAAATAG
- the LOC18597355 gene encoding oligopeptide transporter 1: MEHPDTEVITLSHQTKQIDNTEITEDTDDEVNDSPIEQVRLTVPIRDDPTLPCLTFRTWALGITSCVVLGFLNQFFQYRQNSLHISSVSAQILVLPVGKLMAAYLPRKSIRIPSTKWSFSLNPGPFNLKEHVLITIFANTSSINLYAVNIITLVKAFYHGEIHPLAAMLLAQSTQMLGYGWAGIFRKFLVDSPYMWWPNNLIQVSLFRALHNVEVRSKGGLTRLQFFLVVFISSFAYYIVPNYFFPSITALSFVCWVWKDSVTAQIIGAGRGGLGIGSFALDWSTVASFLQSPLATPAFAIINIMVGFVIVVYILLPIAYWSNSYEARRFPIISSHVFTADGEKYDVSRVLNYTAFEFNQQGYDGYSKINLSVFFVYSYGLSFATLAATMSHVVFFDGRTIWQQAISAFQDKFSDVHYRLMKKTYEPVPQWWFYTLLTIVIGLAMLTCEGFGRQLQLPYWGVLLAIGLALIFTLPIGVIMATTNQQLGLNVITELIIGYIYSGKPLANVVFKTYGYISTAQAILFLQDFKLGHYMKIPPKSMFLVQLVETVIASSVYFGTAWWLLTTVKHICDPSNLPEGSPWTCPGDDIFYNASIIWGVVGPLRMSGRLGLYSKMNYFFLIGILAPFPVWVLSHMFPEQKWIKLINMPLIIGGSGALPAARVVNYWCWGVVGMFFNFFVYRRFKGWWARHNYILSAGLDSGVAFMAILCYFTLQMRSINGPSWWGAQLDDHCPLASCPTAPGIEVEGCPVFQY, from the exons ATGATGAGGTAAATGATTCTCCAATTGAGCAAGTCCGACTCACTGTCCCTATTAGGGATGATCCAACACTGCCATGCTTGACATTCCGAACGTGGGCTTTGGGGATAACCTCGTGCGTTGTTCTAGGATTCTTGAATCAGTTCTTCCAGTACCGCCAAAATTCACTGCACATATCTTCAGTTTCAGCTCAAATCCTTGTTCTTCCAGTCGGAAAGCTTATGGCAGCATATCTACCCCGTAAATCAATTAGAATACCTTCAACAAAATGGTCATTCTCATTGAATCCAGGACCCTTTAACTTAAAAGAGCATGTCCTGATTACTATTTTTGCAAATACTAGTTCTATCAATCTTTATGCAGTGAATATTATTACCCTAGTGAAGGCATTTTATCACGGCGAGATACACCCTCTGGCTGCTATGCTGCTAGCTCAATCAACCCAG aTGCTTGGATATGGATGGGCTGGAATTTTCCGAAAGTTTCTTGTTGATTCTCCTTATATGTGGTGGCCTAATAACCTGATTCAGGTGTCCCTCTTTAG AGCGTTGCATAATGTTGAGGTTAGGTCTAAAGGAGGCCTAACAAGGCTGCAGTTCTTCCTTGTGGTATTCATATCAAGTTTCGCATACTATATTGTTCCCAACTATTTTTTCCCTTCTATTACTGCTCTCTCCTTCGTTTGTTGGGTATGGAAGGACTCCGTCACAGCCCAAATAATTGGTGCAGGTCGCGGTGGTCTTGGCATTGGATCATTTGCCCTGGATTGGTCAACTGTAGCTAGCTTTTTACAATCACCCTTAGCCACCCCAGCATTTGCTATAATTAACATCATGGTCGGGTTCGTCATAGTAGTTTATATATTACTCCCTATAGCTTACTGGAGTAACTCCTATGAAGCCAGGAGATTTCCCATTATCTCATCGCATGTGTTCACTGCTGATGGGGAAAAATATGATGTTTCAAGAGTTCTAAATTATACAGCCTTCGAATTCAATCAGCAAGGATATGATGGCTATAGCAAAATAAACTTGAGTGTCTTCTTTGTATATTCTTATGGTCTTAGCTTTGCAACACTGGCTGCTACAATGTCTCATGTCGTATTTTTCGATGGAAG GACAATCTGGCAACAAGCGATATCAGCATTCCAGGATAAGTTTAGCGATGTCCATTATAGATTGATGAAGAAAACTTACGAACCGGTCCCACAATGGTGGTTTTACACACTCTTGACCATTGTAATTGGACTTGCCATGCTTACTTGTGAAGGCTTTGGCAGACAGTTGCAACTCCCTTACTGGGGAGTCCTTTTGGCAATCGGCTTGGCTTTGATCTTCACTCTCCCGATCGGTGTGATTATGGCAACCACTAACCAG CAACTAGGACTAAATGTTATTACTGAGCTGATTATTGGTTACATTTATTCGGGAAAACCGCTTGCAAATGTGGTTTTCAAGACCTATGGTTATATAAGCACGGCGCAGGCAATTCTGTTTCTCCAGGACTTCAAACTAGGCCATTACATGAAAATTCCTCCAAAGTCAATGTTTCTTGTTCAg TTGGTAGAAACTGTAATTGCATCCTCCGTCTATTTTGGCACTGCTTGGTGGCTCCTCACAACAGTGAAGCATATCTGCGATCCATCTAACTTGCCAGAAGGAAGCCCATGGACATGTCCCGGAGATGACATATTCTACAATGCCTCCATCATTTGGGGTGTGGTTGGACCACTGCGGATGTCTGGTCGTCTTGGGTTGTACTCTAAGATGAACTACTTCTTCCTTATTGGCATCCTTGCACCATTCCCTGTGTGGGTACTCTCTCACATGTTTCCTGAGCAAAAGTGGATTAAGCTCATTAACATGCCGTTAATTATAGGAGGCTCAGGGGCTTTGCCAGCAGCCAGGGTTGTGAATTACTGGTGCTGGGGTGTTGTAGGCATGTTCTTCAACTTTTTCGTCTATAGGAGATTCAAGGGCTGGTGGGCGCGGCACAACTACATTCTGTCGGCTGGGTTAGATTCTGGGGTAGCGTTCATGGCCATCCTTTGCTATTTCACATTACAAATGAGGAGTATTAATGGACCTAGCTGGTGGGGTGCCCAGTTAGATGATCACTGCCCCCTGGCAAGTTGCCCTACTGCTCCTGGCATTGAAGTTGAAGGTTGCCCAGTTTTCCAATACTGA
- the LOC18597356 gene encoding phosphoglycolate phosphatase 2 has product MEAIEGESPSRGSGAELLSGASVRALLDSVDAFLFDCDGVIWKGDKLIDGVPQTLEKLRSKGKKLVFVTNNSSKSRSQYADKFRSLGLSVTQDEIFSSSFAAAMYLKVNQFPPHKKVYVIGGEGILQELQLAGFTAVGGPEDGEKKVQLKSSGFFEHDKNVGAVVVGIDPNINYYKLQYGTLCIRENPGCLFIATNRDSVGHMTDLQEWPGAGCMVGAICGSTEREPIVVGKPSTFMMDFLLQKFHISTSRMCMVGDRLDTDILFGQNAGCKTLLVLSGVTTQSELDDSSNSIQPDYYTGKVSDILELLGE; this is encoded by the exons ATGGAAGCAATCGAGGGTGAAAGTCCAAGCAGAGGCAGTGGCGCTGAGCTCCTGTCTGGTGCGAGCGTCAGAGCACTGTTGGATTCCGTCGACGCATTTCTCTTCGATTGCGATG GCGTCATTTGGAAGGGCGACAAGCTGATTGATGGAGTCCCCCAGACGCTGGAAAAGCTTCGATCCAAG GGGAAGAAGCTGGTTTTTGTCACCAATAACTCCTCCAAGTCCAGAAGCCAATATGCTGACAAGTTCCGTTCTCTCGGTCTTTCTGTTACTCag GATGAGATATTTTCGTCGTCTTTTGCAGCCGCTATGTACTTGAAGGTCAACCAGTTTCCTCCTCACAAGAAG GTTTATGTCATAGGTGGGGAAGGCATATTACAAGAATTGCAGCTTGCTGGATTTACCGCTGTTGGTGGCCCA GAAGATGGAGAAAAAAAGGTTCAGTTGAAATCCAGTGGTTTCTTTGAGCATGATAAGAAT GTTGGAGCAGTTGTTGTTGGAATAGATCCAAATATTAACTATTACAAACTTCA GTATGGGACCCTTTGCATCCGTGAGAACCCAGGGTGCCTGTTTATTGCAACAAACCGTGATTCAGTGGGACATATGACTGATCTACAAGAGTGGCCTg GTGCGGGATGCATGGTTGGTGCCATTTGTGGGTCAACTGAAAGAGAGCCTATTGTAGTTGGAAAACCATCAACCTTCATGATGGATTTTTTACTGCAGAA ATTTCATATAAGCACATCCAGAATGTGTATGGTGGGCGATAGACTAGATactgatattttatttggacAAAATGCTGGCTGCAAAACTCTGCTTGTTCTTTCAG GAGTAACAACACAATCCGAGCTTGATGACTCCTCAAACAGCATTCAGCCAGATTATTACACGGGCAAGGTTTCTGATATTCTCGAATTGTTGGGAGAGTGA